ACACCTACGAGATCGGGCCGGAAGTGTCGCTGTCTTTCAAGAAATTTCTGTTGCCGGGTTTCATGGCACGTAGCACTTCCCGTTACTTAATCGAGGTCGACGCTGACAACCGGATTCAGTACAGGACCGTCCCGACTTCCCGCCGGTCCATCCTTAACCACTACCCCTCCTTTGGCTACCAATGGCGCGGTTCAACAACACCAACGGTCCTCCGTTTTTCCGTTCGAACTGAACTCGTTTATGCCACTCGAGTCTGGGTTTCCAGGGCTCGACTCGACCAGCCTGCAGGACCCGCGCTTACGGTACAGCTACGAAATCACCTCATCGGCCGCGCGCTTTTCCGGTTGTACACCGACCAGAGATTCGGCCTAACCAGAGTTTTTGGTTCCTGCGCGCAACTTTGAAATGTCGGGGCTGGTCAGCGCGGCATCTGCTCCCGTTTAACTGGGAACGGAACGAAGAAGGCAGCTATGTATTTTCCGGCATCAAGTTTCGCAGTACATCAAGCCGGATGTGGATCTTCAGGCTACCACCACATCCTCAACAGGAACAACACCCTCGTATATCGCGTTGCAACCGGCATTGGCTTGCCGTACGGGAATTCCCGGGCGTTGCAAGATTTCGAGAAAAAAGCTTCTTCACCGGCGGCGCCAGCAGTGTCAGAGCCTGGAGCGCGTACACTGGGTCCGGGCTCTTACAATGAATCGCTCAACATCGAACAGAGCGGTGATTTCAGGTTCGAAGCCAATAACCAGTACCGTTCCTTCCTCCTCCAACTCTTCGGCTCCACCATCTTGGAAGGTGCGGCATTCGTCGATGCCGGCAACGTCTGGACACGAAACGAAGACGCGAGCCGGCCGGGATCGCAGTTCCGCATCTCCACCTTCGCACGCGAGCTCGGCATCGGCGGCGGATTGGGCATGCGCTTCAACTTCTCCTTCTTCATCCTCCGCCTCGACATGGCCGTCAAACCGCACGATCCATCCCTCGACCTGTCAGAACGCTGGGTCTATCCCAACCAAAAATTCGTCATCGGCGACATTGTTCCGAACCTGGCGATCGGGTACCCCTTCTGATGGTTCCGGGTTTCGCGTTTCGAGTTTCGAGTTTCGAGTTTCGGGTTGTTCGTGGTTAGTTATTGGTGACTGGTGATTGGATATTTGTTACTAGCTATTGGTGGTTGATTATTAATCACAAATCACGAATATCTAATCACAAGTCCCCAATCACTGTTCACTGTTTACTGTTCACTGTTCTCCCCCACCCAATTCCACAATAAATCCTACCTTTACCGCCATTCACAAAAGCATGCACACCACTATGTCATCTACGAAAATCGCTGAGTTGCTGGGAGCCGG
This DNA window, taken from Bacteroidota bacterium, encodes the following:
- a CDS encoding BamA/TamA family outer membrane protein yields the protein MYFPASSFAVHQAGCGSSGYHHILNRNNTLVYRVATGIGLPYGNSRALQDFEKKASSPAAPAVSEPGARTLGPGSYNESLNIEQSGDFRFEANNQYRSFLLQLFGSTILEGAAFVDAGNVWTRNEDASRPGSQFRISTFARELGIGGGLGMRFNFSFFILRLDMAVKPHDPSLDLSERWVYPNQKFVIGDIVPNLAIGYPF